TGGGGTACGCTGAGGTCGGCTTCAGCGATAACGTGCGATCCGTAGAGCAGAATATCCAAGTCCAAAGTTCTGGCACCCCAGCGAATCAGGCGCAATCGACCATGGGCGGTTTCGATGGCCTGTAATTGGCGCAGCAACTCCGCTGCCGGCAGGCTCGTCGAAATTTTCATCACCGCGTTGATAAAGTCGGGCTGGTCCTGCGGACCGACCGGCGTGCTGCGGTACAGGGGGGAAAAGGCCAATTCGGCGACTCCTGCCAGTGACGCAATCTCAGTCCGCGCTTGCTTTAGTTGTTCCAGCGGGTTTTCCAGATTGCTTCCCAGGCCGATATAGGCTTCGACGCCGGGATTCAGCGCCGTCATTGCGGATTGGCGACCGGCTTGGTTCGGGAACGGTAGCGGCCGGATTTGCGGTTGCGCGGTTTGCCGCCGCCGGATTTGCCGGGCGTTGTCATTTGTTTGCGCAATTCCTCGTCGGCCTCCTGGAACTGTGCCCACCATTCCACCAATTGCGGATCGGCGCCGCCGGTTTCCGCCCGCAGTTGAAAGAAGTCGTAAGCCGCCCGGAATTTGGGCTGCTCCAACAGCCGATACGGCCGGGTGCCGACAGTACGGGAAAATTTGGGCTGCATGAACCAGACATCGCGCATCGACTGCGTGATGTGCCTGGGCATCGCGGTGATCTTGATTTGCCGCGCCAGAACTTCGTTGGCGGCGTTTTGGTAGGCCAGCGTCTCGTTTTCGCCGTTGCCGATGCGCTTTTGCGCGGCGACCTGTAACGGCTCCCACAATAGCGCGGCCAGTAGAAAATACGGGGTCAGCGTCTTGCCGTCGTTATAGCGCCGGTCGGAATTCTCTAAAGCCCGAATCAAAAACAGGCGCGGAAAGTCCTGTTCCTGGGTAGCCAGACAACGTTCGGTCTCCGGGAATAGAATCCCGAACAGGCCGTAATGCCTGAGCATTTCGAAGGTTTGCAATCCGTAACCGGCCAAAAACAGCTTCAACACTTCGTCGTACAAGCGGGCGGAGGGGATGCTTTTCAGTAAGTCGGCCTGGGCGTAGATTGGCTTCTCGGTATCGGGATGCAGCGTAAAACCCAATTTGACGGCAAAGCGGATAGCCCTGATCATCCGCACCGGATCTTCCCGGTAGCGGACTTCCGGGTCGCCGATCAGACGCATTACCCCAGCCGCGTGGTCCTGCATGCCGCCGGTGTAATCGACTACCGAAAAATCGCGGATGTTGTAGTACAGGGCATTGACGGTGAAGTCGCGACGCCAGACGTCTTCCTCCAAGGTTCCGAACACGTTGTCGCGCAGCAAACGGCCGTCTTCGTGCACCACTTGCCGGTCGGACTCTTCGTTATCGACACCGCCGCGAAAGGTGGCGACTTCTATGATTTCCCGACCGAAAAACACATGGGCCAAACGGAAGCGGCGGCCGATAATCCGGCAATTGCGGAAGATTTGTTTCACCTGCTCCGGGCTGGCGTTGGTCGCCACGTCGAAATCCTTGGGCTCCCGCCCCAGCAGCAAATCACGCACGCAACCGCCGACCAGATAGGCTTCGAAATCGGCTTTTTTCAGCCGCGTCAATACCTTGAGTGCATTCTCGCTGATTTGGGTACGGCTTATGCAATGCTCCGAACGCGGGTAAATCTTCACGGCATTGGCAGCAGCCGGCGCGTCGGCCGACTGGGCGGCCAAACTCACGGGCGCAAAGATTTTTTTGATGAAACTAAAAATAACCGTATTCCTTTATTAAATGATGCCTGCCAAACCACGGAGCTGCGGAGCGCGCAGCTTGAAAGCTTTATCATAACACCTCGCCAGAATTAAGCTCAATCGAGCACTTTCTTTTACATTCCCTTGCGTTGACTGTAGAATTTGACCACTCGTCGCGTAACGGCGTAATACCTTGAATACCAGCCAAGCCCGCGTCCATTCGTCAGGCAGCGGGCTCTTTACTTCGGAGTGTGGAGCGTATGTTTAAGAAGATTTTACTGGGTTTTGTCGACCGCCCCTTGTTCGCTAGTCTGTTTATCGCGGATTTCGCGATCTTGCTGTTCCATCGGCCGCCGTTCCTGTTTTCCATCGTCATGGTTGGCGCATTGGTCGGAATGAGCATGTACATGGGCCAAAAGCTGGCTCCGTTCGAACAGTAATTGCGCGAAGCAAGCCGAACCATCCAAACCAAGCCCGGCGTCGAACCCGTATCGGCGCCGGGTTTTTTACGCCGCATGGGCGCTGTGATTTACGACGCCCTGCTGTTGTTAGCCGTACTATTTTTGGCCACCGCCCTAGCTCTTCCGTTAAACCAAGGCCAAGCGTTCGCCTCGAACCAAGCCATATACCCGATCTATCTGCTGGCCGTAAGCTTTGCCTTCTACGGCTGGTTCTGGACCCACGGCGGCCAAACCCTGGGCCTACGCGCCTGGAAGATCAAACTCGTCTCCACCGACCAGCAAGCCGTCGATTGGCCGCACGCGGCGTTGCGCTTTATTAGCGCCCTGCTTTCCTGGGTCTGCTTGGGCTTTGGATTTGTCTGGTGCTTGTTCGACAAGGACCGCCAAAGCTGGCACGACCGCCTGTCCAAAACCCGCCTCATCTACTGCGAAGAAAAGCGCTGAAGCCAAAATCGGATGTGCTATATTCCCGGCTCCATCTTCTTCATGAGCCGGGAGCACACAATGAAAACAATAACAATAGCCCTATCCCTGTTTGCAGTATTCGTCTCCGCCAATGCCGTTGCCGACGTGAAGTTGGCGGACAATTCCAAGTTAGTGGGCAAATGGCAGGTCACCGCCGAAGCCCTCGCGCTGGACAGAGAGAAAAAAAAGCTCCAAGTCACCTGGGAGTTTCAAAAAGACGGTACGTTGATCACTACCGGTGAAGATGCCCGTAGCGGCATCGGCGAAATGACGATTCCGATCAAATACAGCGTGGCCGACGGCTTGATCAAAAAACAAATCACTCCGGGCCGGGAAAAATACGAGGACTGCGCCGTCGTGGAAATGGACGAAAAGGATATGGTATTGAAATGTAAATTTCTCTACCTGTTCATGACCCGCAAATAACCTCCGCTACCGACCGCTCGAGCCGGCTGCGAAGTGCAGCCGGCTTCCGTTCGAGGCTCTCGTCTTAGCTGCCCCGCTTAACCGCGTAAAGCGCGCAACAAAACACCAAGGTGCTGGGCAACATCGCCATCAACATCGGATTCATGTCGTAAACCAAGCCGACATGGCCGGCAATCCGGTCGAAAATATTGAAGGTCATGCCGATCACGATACCCATCATGATCCGCGCACCGGTGCTGACGCCGCGGCCGATGCCGATCACGAACGGCGCCGACACCATCAACATCACGAACGTGACGAACGGATTGATCAACCGGCTCCAAAACGCCAGCTCGTAACTTTGCGATTTCTGGTTGTTCTGTTTCAGAAAATCGATGTACATAAACAAATCGTACAGCGACAGGTTATCGGAGTTGACTACGGCCACTTTCAGCAGATCGGAATCGATCCCTGAACGCCAGGCCTGCTGCTCCTGAGCGCCGGCAAATATTTGCTGCGGTGCGATTTCCGAGTGCTTGACCCCCTCCAGCCGCCATTGCTTGTCCCCCAGAAATTGGGCGCGCTCCGCTTGGGTGACCCGTTGCAAGTGCTTATCCTCGCCCACGTCGTAAATCCGCAGGTCGGCCAACGAGCCGTCGTCCAGTATTTTGCGAACGTTGATGAAACTATTGCCTTCGCGCAGCCACATGCCGTATTGCGAACGCATCACCACACCGTCATGCAGCGCCGTCGTTTTCAGCAATTGCGCGGCCCGCTCGCAAGGCGGCGCCACAAACTCGCCGACCAGCACCGCGACAACCACCAGCACCAGACCGGCCAGCATGATGGTCCGGATGATCCAGGCCACCGACAGACCGGCGCCGCGCATCGCGATGATTTCCCGGTTGTTGGCCATCGCCCCGACCACGAACAGGCTTCCCAACAGCGCCGAAGACGGCACCAATTCGTAAAATACCCGCGGCGAAGTCAACGTCAGAAACCACAAAATGGTCTGCAAATTGTAGCCGCCCTGGCCCAGGTCCTTTAATTCGTCGCTGAAGCTGAACAGATTGAACAAGGTCAGCAACAGAATCACCGCCACCAGCGAACCTTTCACGACTTCCCTGACGATATAAAACGTTAATACATTCATCCGGCAACCTTTCCTGTCAGACTTTGCAAACACCAGCGCCAGCCGTACAGACGGACCAGCATGGCCAATCCCAGCAACAGCAAGGCCGTATCCACCCAAAAATAACCGACCCAGGCCGGCAGCGCACCGCTGATGACCCAGCTATGGTTGACCCGCTGCAGGTTGCCGTAGACGAAGTAAATGCCGAAAGCGACCAGCATACTGCCGTAGATTCCGCCGCGCGGCGACAGTTTGGCCAGCGGTACCGCCAAAACCGCCAACAACACCACGCCCAGCGGCGTATTCAACCGGTCTTGAACTTCCGCGACATCGCGCAATTCCTGCGACACCCACAACGCCTTGGTCGGAATGGCCTCCCGGCCCAGGCTTAACACCGTGACCTTTTTTTCGATCAACACCGAATATTCCTGAAACGCTTCTATGACGAAATCCTTATTGCCGGGCACACCCATCACCCGCTGGCCATTTTCCAACACCAAATACAGCCCGCCAGGCAAATTTCTCAGCCAACCCGATTCG
Above is a window of Methylomonas koyamae DNA encoding:
- the folK gene encoding 2-amino-4-hydroxy-6-hydroxymethyldihydropteridine diphosphokinase — protein: MTALNPGVEAYIGLGSNLENPLEQLKQARTEIASLAGVAELAFSPLYRSTPVGPQDQPDFINAVMKISTSLPAAELLRQLQAIETAHGRLRLIRWGARTLDLDILLYGSHVIAEADLSVPHPEMAQRAFVLYPLADIAPADLPVPGLGPLADLLATCPKAGLQRLEP
- the pcnB gene encoding polynucleotide adenylyltransferase PcnB, with amino-acid sequence MSLAAQSADAPAAANAVKIYPRSEHCISRTQISENALKVLTRLKKADFEAYLVGGCVRDLLLGREPKDFDVATNASPEQVKQIFRNCRIIGRRFRLAHVFFGREIIEVATFRGGVDNEESDRQVVHEDGRLLRDNVFGTLEEDVWRRDFTVNALYYNIRDFSVVDYTGGMQDHAAGVMRLIGDPEVRYREDPVRMIRAIRFAVKLGFTLHPDTEKPIYAQADLLKSIPSARLYDEVLKLFLAGYGLQTFEMLRHYGLFGILFPETERCLATQEQDFPRLFLIRALENSDRRYNDGKTLTPYFLLAALLWEPLQVAAQKRIGNGENETLAYQNAANEVLARQIKITAMPRHITQSMRDVWFMQPKFSRTVGTRPYRLLEQPKFRAAYDFFQLRAETGGADPQLVEWWAQFQEADEELRKQMTTPGKSGGGKPRNRKSGRYRSRTKPVANPQ
- a CDS encoding RDD family protein, which translates into the protein MREASRTIQTKPGVEPVSAPGFLRRMGAVIYDALLLLAVLFLATALALPLNQGQAFASNQAIYPIYLLAVSFAFYGWFWTHGGQTLGLRAWKIKLVSTDQQAVDWPHAALRFISALLSWVCLGFGFVWCLFDKDRQSWHDRLSKTRLIYCEEKR
- the lptG gene encoding LPS export ABC transporter permease LptG, coding for MNVLTFYIVREVVKGSLVAVILLLTLFNLFSFSDELKDLGQGGYNLQTILWFLTLTSPRVFYELVPSSALLGSLFVVGAMANNREIIAMRGAGLSVAWIIRTIMLAGLVLVVVAVLVGEFVAPPCERAAQLLKTTALHDGVVMRSQYGMWLREGNSFINVRKILDDGSLADLRIYDVGEDKHLQRVTQAERAQFLGDKQWRLEGVKHSEIAPQQIFAGAQEQQAWRSGIDSDLLKVAVVNSDNLSLYDLFMYIDFLKQNNQKSQSYELAFWSRLINPFVTFVMLMVSAPFVIGIGRGVSTGARIMMGIVIGMTFNIFDRIAGHVGLVYDMNPMLMAMLPSTLVFCCALYAVKRGS